The following are from one region of the Haloactinomyces albus genome:
- a CDS encoding polyamine aminopropyltransferase: MSTSTDAASGHSSDSAEEVSTEERFEPTTSTPSGRFARAAVLVAVFICAACGLVYELALVALGSYLIGDTVGQASIVLSLMVFAMGIGALAAKPLQRWAATAFAIVEILLALLGGLSVLGLYAAFAWLSLYMPALIATTLVLGTLIGAEIPLLMVLLQRIRQQEAGSAVADLFAADYVGALIGGLAFPFLLLPWFGQIQGALLVGMLNAAAGLGLVITVYRRELTKRATLLLVVAALLAGGTLGGAYAFADTFEMTARQALYSDPVVHAQRTQYQEVVLTRSTSLSGRSDTRLFLNGDLQFSSVDEHRYHEALVHPAMAGEHSRVLILGGGDGLALREVLRYPDVEQVTLVEMDPAVLELARTDPRLTTLNKHAFEDPRVTAIAADAFSWLRDNEQRYDVVLVDMPDPDSTATAKLYSAEFYALLRHAMADGARVTVQSGSPYFAPKAFWCIETTMRRSGLATVPYSVSVPSFGQWGFQLARKGTSPPALRLPTNAPPLRSLDPATLRAATIFPPDRDRIPGLEVSTLMHPTILEYSRGAWQNY, translated from the coding sequence ATGTCCACCAGCACTGACGCGGCAAGCGGCCACTCCTCCGACTCGGCAGAAGAGGTGAGCACCGAAGAGCGGTTCGAGCCGACCACCTCGACGCCCTCCGGACGCTTCGCCCGGGCAGCGGTGCTGGTGGCGGTGTTCATCTGCGCCGCCTGCGGTCTGGTGTACGAGCTCGCCCTGGTCGCGCTCGGCAGTTACCTGATCGGCGACACCGTCGGGCAGGCCTCGATCGTGCTGTCGCTGATGGTGTTCGCGATGGGGATCGGGGCGCTGGCCGCCAAACCCCTCCAGCGGTGGGCGGCCACCGCATTCGCCATCGTCGAGATCCTGCTGGCCCTGCTGGGCGGCCTCAGCGTGCTGGGACTCTACGCCGCGTTCGCCTGGTTGAGCCTGTACATGCCGGCGCTGATCGCCACGACACTGGTCCTGGGCACCCTGATCGGTGCCGAGATTCCGCTGCTGATGGTGCTGTTGCAGCGAATTCGGCAGCAAGAGGCGGGCTCCGCCGTCGCCGATCTGTTCGCCGCCGATTACGTCGGTGCGCTGATCGGCGGACTGGCATTTCCGTTCCTGCTGTTGCCGTGGTTCGGTCAGATCCAGGGGGCGCTGCTGGTCGGCATGCTCAACGCCGCCGCCGGCCTCGGTCTGGTGATCACGGTCTACCGACGCGAACTGACCAAGCGGGCCACGCTGTTGCTCGTCGTGGCCGCACTCCTGGCAGGAGGGACTCTGGGCGGGGCCTATGCATTCGCGGACACATTCGAGATGACCGCACGGCAGGCGTTGTACTCCGACCCCGTCGTGCACGCGCAACGCACCCAATACCAGGAAGTCGTGCTCACGCGGTCGACCTCGTTGTCGGGCAGGTCGGATACCCGGCTGTTTCTCAACGGGGATCTGCAGTTCAGCTCCGTGGACGAGCACCGCTACCACGAGGCGCTGGTACATCCGGCGATGGCAGGCGAGCACTCACGGGTGCTGATCCTCGGCGGCGGCGACGGGCTCGCCCTGCGCGAGGTTCTGCGGTATCCCGACGTCGAGCAGGTCACGCTGGTCGAGATGGACCCGGCGGTGCTGGAACTCGCCCGCACGGATCCGCGGTTGACCACGCTGAACAAGCATGCTTTCGAGGATCCGCGGGTGACGGCGATCGCGGCGGATGCGTTCAGCTGGCTGCGGGACAACGAGCAACGCTACGACGTCGTGCTGGTCGACATGCCCGATCCGGACTCGACCGCGACGGCCAAGCTGTACTCGGCGGAGTTCTACGCCCTGCTACGCCACGCGATGGCCGACGGAGCACGAGTCACCGTGCAGTCGGGCTCACCCTATTTCGCACCGAAGGCCTTCTGGTGCATCGAGACGACGATGCGCCGCTCGGGTCTGGCCACGGTGCCGTATTCGGTATCGGTGCCCAGCTTCGGGCAGTGGGGCTTTCAGCTGGCCCGGAAGGGCACGTCACCTCCCGCGTTGCGGCTGCCGACGAACGCGCCCCCGTTGCGCTCGTTGGATCCGGCCACCCTGCGAGCGGCGACGATATTTCCACCGGACCGGGACCGGATCCCGGGGCTGGAGGTCTCCACCCTCATGCACCCGACGATCCTGGAATACTCCCGGGGCGCATGGCAGAACTACTGA
- a CDS encoding LacI family DNA-binding transcriptional regulator, which produces MVRSMNARRPATLASLAAELGVSRTTVSNAYNRPDQLSPELRKRVLDTARRLGYPGPDPVARSLRTRKAGAVGLLLTENLSYAFRDPAALGFLEGLSLACEDAGSGLLLVPANPEREEVASVHRAGVDGFVVYSVPDDDPHLAAVMERPVPVVVCDQPSIDNLDRVGIDDAHAIKLMAEHLIELGHRKIGVLCMRLARARNDGPASTQRQENASFHVQRRRLAALAEAFREVGVDWEQVPVIERFDHTVSSGESAASQLLESTPEVTAIICTSDILALGALNAARNRGSRVPEDLTVTGFDGIVDAERAGLTTVRQPVLEKGRAAGRLLLDTGEPGRPREVRLETQLVTGSTAAPPRSIEERWFGP; this is translated from the coding sequence ATGGTGCGGTCAATGAACGCGCGGCGACCCGCGACCCTCGCTTCGCTCGCAGCGGAGCTGGGGGTTTCCCGGACGACGGTGTCGAATGCATACAACCGGCCGGATCAGCTCTCCCCCGAGCTGCGCAAGCGGGTGCTCGATACGGCCCGCAGACTCGGGTATCCGGGTCCTGACCCGGTGGCGCGGTCCCTGCGGACGCGCAAGGCAGGGGCTGTCGGTCTCCTGCTCACGGAGAACCTCTCCTATGCGTTCCGCGATCCCGCCGCGCTGGGCTTTCTGGAAGGGCTTTCACTGGCCTGTGAGGACGCGGGCAGTGGTTTGTTACTCGTTCCGGCGAATCCGGAACGTGAGGAAGTGGCCTCGGTGCACCGCGCGGGTGTCGATGGTTTCGTCGTCTATTCGGTCCCCGATGACGATCCACACCTGGCAGCGGTGATGGAACGCCCGGTGCCGGTGGTGGTGTGCGACCAGCCGAGTATCGACAATCTCGACCGCGTCGGTATCGACGACGCGCATGCCATCAAGCTCATGGCCGAGCACCTGATCGAACTCGGGCATCGCAAGATCGGAGTGCTGTGTATGCGGCTGGCCCGTGCGCGTAATGACGGGCCCGCCTCGACGCAGCGGCAGGAAAACGCGAGCTTCCATGTCCAGCGGAGACGGTTGGCCGCGCTGGCCGAAGCTTTCCGCGAAGTCGGGGTGGACTGGGAGCAGGTGCCCGTCATCGAACGTTTCGACCACACGGTCTCGTCGGGCGAGTCGGCCGCAAGCCAGCTTCTGGAGAGCACCCCGGAGGTCACGGCGATCATATGCACCTCGGACATCCTGGCGCTGGGTGCGTTGAACGCGGCCCGAAATCGGGGAAGCCGAGTCCCCGAGGACCTGACGGTCACCGGCTTCGACGGCATCGTGGATGCCGAACGGGCCGGGTTGACCACGGTGCGCCAGCCGGTGCTGGAGAAGGGACGGGCAGCCGGGCGGCTCCTGCTGGACACCGGCGAGCCGGGACGTCCGCGGGAGGTTCGGCTGGAGACACAGCTGGTGACGGGGTCGACAGCGGCACCACCCCGCTCCATCGAGGAACGGTGGTTCGGCCCCTGA
- a CDS encoding metal ABC transporter solute-binding protein, Zn/Mn family, translated as MNTVRNRRVRRSRGAAVLAGLTAVALVMTACGTGEAPEMSRGAEEELTVVTSTSMWGSVARAVGGNSVEVESIIDNAEADPHSYEGTPRDAAAISDAELVVFNGGGFDSFVQQILSATGDGSKPVVEAFRIADENEQHHGGAATENEHHSGHEHGSIGHVPGHGHHSSANEHVWYDLGTVGEVADRIADELARIRPEKAHTFHAAAAEFNAEVHRLDERLAHIAANHRGEKVITTAPVADLLVERAELDDITPPSFVQAAESGSDPSAVSVAEIQDLVDSRRAAVLIHNPQTASPLTERLRHRAQRNGIPVVPMTGTLPVHSTYTEWMRSQISDLQNALVKNS; from the coding sequence GTGAACACCGTCCGTAATCGGCGCGTTCGCCGCAGCAGAGGTGCTGCCGTGCTGGCCGGGCTCACCGCAGTGGCCCTGGTGATGACCGCATGCGGTACGGGCGAAGCCCCGGAGATGTCCCGGGGCGCCGAAGAGGAGCTGACGGTGGTCACTTCCACGAGCATGTGGGGCAGCGTCGCGCGCGCCGTTGGCGGCAACTCCGTCGAGGTCGAATCCATCATCGACAACGCCGAAGCCGATCCGCATTCCTACGAGGGCACACCGCGCGATGCCGCGGCGATCAGCGACGCCGAACTCGTGGTGTTCAACGGAGGTGGCTTCGACTCCTTCGTCCAGCAGATCCTGTCCGCCACCGGCGACGGGAGCAAACCGGTCGTGGAGGCATTCCGGATCGCCGACGAAAACGAGCAGCACCACGGCGGGGCCGCCACCGAGAACGAACACCATTCCGGTCACGAGCACGGGTCTATCGGCCATGTCCCCGGGCACGGACACCATTCCTCCGCCAACGAGCACGTCTGGTACGACCTGGGCACCGTCGGCGAGGTCGCCGACCGGATCGCCGACGAGCTGGCCCGGATCCGGCCGGAAAAGGCCCACACCTTCCACGCCGCGGCAGCCGAGTTCAACGCCGAGGTCCACCGTCTGGACGAGCGCCTCGCACACATCGCGGCGAATCACCGGGGCGAGAAAGTCATCACCACGGCCCCGGTCGCCGACCTGCTCGTCGAGCGGGCCGAACTGGACGACATCACGCCGCCGTCCTTCGTTCAAGCCGCCGAGTCGGGCAGCGACCCCTCGGCGGTATCGGTCGCCGAAATCCAGGATCTCGTGGACTCGCGGCGAGCCGCCGTGTTGATCCACAACCCACAGACCGCCTCACCACTGACCGAACGACTCCGCCACCGGGCACAGCGCAACGGGATACCGGTGGTCCCCATGACCGGAACACTGCCCGTGCACAGCACCTACACGGAATGGATGCGCAGCCAGATCTCGGACCTGCAGAACGCTCTCGTCAAGAACTCCTGA
- a CDS encoding metal ABC transporter ATP-binding protein, with translation MTVQSEQSEEAGVPHSDTQHHSPPAVRLRGARLSYGPRTLWDGLDLDIAPGEFLAILGPNGSGKTSLLRVLLGLQPLTAGTVEVAGAPAHRGTSRVGYIPQQRALEATLTLRGSDLVGLGLDGHHWGIGIRQRTERRRRVRQALRAVEATGYAKTPLGLLSGGEQQRLRVAQALVSDPDVLLCDEPLLSLDISHQRRVSRLIAQQARESQAAVLFVTHEINPVLPLVDRVLYLVDGRFRIGTPDEVMNSATLSELYGTDIEVARVGGRLVVAGAESDHGQDHHIHGGEHA, from the coding sequence ATGACAGTGCAATCCGAGCAATCCGAAGAAGCCGGAGTGCCGCACTCCGACACGCAGCACCACTCCCCTCCGGCCGTCCGGCTGCGCGGGGCCCGTCTCTCCTACGGCCCCCGCACACTCTGGGACGGCCTGGATCTCGACATCGCGCCGGGCGAGTTTCTCGCGATTCTGGGCCCGAACGGATCGGGCAAGACGAGCCTGCTGCGCGTGCTGCTCGGACTGCAGCCGTTGACCGCGGGCACGGTCGAGGTGGCGGGCGCTCCCGCGCACCGCGGTACCAGCAGGGTCGGATACATCCCGCAGCAGCGTGCCCTGGAGGCCACTCTGACACTGCGCGGCAGCGATCTGGTCGGCCTCGGCTTGGACGGCCATCACTGGGGAATCGGAATCCGGCAGCGCACCGAGCGCAGGCGCCGGGTTCGGCAGGCTCTCCGAGCCGTCGAGGCCACCGGATACGCGAAAACGCCTCTCGGTCTGCTCTCCGGCGGTGAGCAGCAGCGTCTCCGTGTCGCGCAGGCCCTGGTCAGCGATCCCGATGTGCTGCTGTGTGACGAACCGCTGCTGTCACTGGACATTTCCCACCAGCGCCGGGTGAGTCGGCTGATCGCGCAGCAGGCACGCGAATCGCAGGCCGCCGTCCTGTTCGTCACGCACGAGATCAACCCCGTGCTGCCGCTGGTCGACCGGGTCCTCTACCTGGTCGACGGGCGGTTCCGGATCGGTACTCCCGACGAGGTGATGAACTCGGCGACGTTGTCCGAGTTGTACGGGACCGACATCGAGGTGGCCCGTGTCGGCGGCCGACTCGTCGTCGCCGGTGCCGAATCCGACCACGGGCAGGATCACCACATCCACGGAGGAGAACACGCATGA
- a CDS encoding metal ABC transporter permease: protein MNRLLEALGSMFDFGITVDLLGYSFVQQALLAAAALGLVSGVLAPLVVTRKMSFAVHGTAELAFTGAAAALLLGVGVGAGALVGAIVAALLLGLLGQHSTERDSVIGAILSFGLGIGVLLLWMNPERTANKFSLLVGQIVGVDSADVLLLTVCAALVLVAMMFLYRPLLFASVDPDVAAARGVPARILAPVFSLLVGVATALGVHVVGALLVMALMVTPGAAAARVTANPVAATVLAVVFAETAVLGGIVLSLAPGVPVSAFVTIISFVIYLVCRGIGSVRLRHFSHREPVAATE, encoded by the coding sequence ATGAACCGGCTGCTCGAAGCTCTGGGGAGCATGTTCGACTTCGGCATCACGGTGGACCTGCTCGGCTATTCCTTCGTCCAACAGGCGCTGCTCGCCGCGGCGGCGCTCGGACTCGTCTCCGGCGTACTCGCACCCCTGGTGGTCACCCGCAAGATGTCCTTCGCCGTGCACGGCACGGCAGAACTCGCATTCACCGGTGCCGCCGCCGCACTCCTGCTCGGCGTCGGTGTCGGGGCGGGGGCACTGGTGGGAGCGATCGTGGCAGCGCTCCTGCTGGGGCTGCTCGGCCAGCACAGCACCGAACGGGACTCGGTGATCGGTGCGATCCTGTCGTTCGGGCTCGGTATCGGTGTGCTGCTGCTGTGGATGAACCCGGAGCGCACCGCGAACAAGTTCAGTCTGCTGGTGGGGCAGATCGTCGGCGTCGACTCGGCGGACGTGCTCCTGCTGACCGTGTGCGCGGCGCTGGTGCTCGTGGCGATGATGTTCCTCTACCGGCCGCTGCTGTTCGCCAGCGTCGACCCGGACGTCGCAGCGGCTCGCGGCGTGCCCGCCCGCATCCTGGCGCCGGTGTTTTCCCTGCTGGTCGGTGTGGCGACCGCACTGGGCGTCCATGTCGTCGGTGCCTTGCTGGTCATGGCGCTGATGGTGACTCCGGGAGCAGCCGCGGCCAGGGTGACGGCGAACCCGGTCGCGGCGACGGTGCTGGCGGTGGTCTTCGCCGAGACCGCCGTGCTGGGCGGGATCGTGCTGTCCTTGGCACCGGGAGTGCCGGTGAGTGCTTTCGTCACGATCATCTCGTTCGTCATCTACCTGGTGTGCCGCGGAATCGGCTCGGTCCGCCTTCGGCACTTCAGCCACCGGGAGCCGGTGGCTGCCACAGAGTGA
- a CDS encoding putative quinol monooxygenase, with protein MIFITAKFRVLPEYADRWIEIADEFTRATRSEPGCLWFEWSRSVTDSTEYVLVEAFRDEEAGAAHVQSDHFKEAQRTLPPHLAETPRVVNTTVPQDDWSELGEMAVPRQS; from the coding sequence ATGATTTTCATTACGGCGAAGTTCCGCGTGCTGCCCGAGTACGCCGACCGGTGGATCGAGATCGCCGACGAGTTCACGCGGGCCACCCGCAGCGAGCCGGGATGCCTGTGGTTCGAGTGGTCCCGCAGCGTCACGGACTCGACGGAGTACGTGCTGGTCGAGGCGTTCCGCGATGAGGAGGCCGGGGCTGCGCACGTGCAGTCCGATCATTTCAAGGAGGCCCAGCGGACGCTGCCGCCGCACCTTGCCGAGACACCGCGGGTCGTCAACACGACCGTCCCGCAGGATGACTGGTCCGAACTCGGTGAGATGGCGGTTCCCCGGCAGAGCTGA
- the rlmB gene encoding 23S rRNA (guanosine(2251)-2'-O)-methyltransferase RlmB codes for MAGNDKRRGAVRKQGTKKGMVVGSGGQRRKGLQGKGPTPKAENRVTHPAKKRADARKQTEQQQQKRRKAAETAPELVAGRNPVTECIRAGVPATGLYVALGIDTDERVTEAVERAADRGISVVEVQRGELDRMTGGALHQGMALQVPPYDYAHPEDVLTKAHNSGTTPLLVALDGVTDPRNLGAVVRSAAAFGAHGVLLPQRRSAGMTAVAWRTSAGAAARIPVARATNLNRSLKDLKSQGLMVVGLDADSDVDSDDLELATEPLVVVVGSEGRGLSRLVRQTCDQAVSIPMAGGVESLNASVAAGVVLSEVARRRRLR; via the coding sequence GTGGCGGGCAACGACAAGCGCCGTGGAGCGGTGCGTAAACAGGGCACCAAGAAGGGCATGGTGGTCGGTTCCGGCGGTCAGCGGCGCAAGGGGCTGCAGGGCAAGGGTCCCACGCCGAAGGCGGAGAACCGGGTCACCCATCCCGCCAAGAAGCGCGCCGACGCGCGGAAGCAGACCGAGCAACAGCAGCAGAAACGCCGCAAGGCCGCCGAGACCGCACCCGAGTTGGTGGCCGGACGCAACCCGGTCACCGAGTGCATCCGGGCGGGTGTTCCCGCCACCGGACTGTACGTGGCGTTGGGCATCGACACCGACGAGCGTGTGACCGAGGCCGTCGAGCGGGCGGCCGACCGCGGGATCTCCGTGGTGGAAGTACAGCGTGGTGAACTCGACCGGATGACCGGTGGGGCCCTGCACCAGGGGATGGCGCTACAGGTGCCGCCGTACGACTACGCGCATCCGGAGGACGTGCTCACCAAGGCCCACAATTCCGGGACGACGCCGCTGCTGGTGGCGCTCGACGGGGTGACGGACCCGCGCAATCTCGGTGCGGTGGTGCGCTCCGCGGCGGCTTTCGGAGCCCATGGTGTGCTGCTTCCGCAGCGTCGCAGCGCCGGAATGACGGCGGTCGCCTGGCGCACGAGTGCCGGTGCCGCGGCCAGGATTCCGGTGGCCAGGGCCACCAATCTGAACCGCTCGCTGAAGGACCTGAAGTCGCAAGGCCTGATGGTTGTCGGGTTGGATGCGGATTCCGACGTCGATTCCGACGATCTCGAACTCGCCACCGAGCCACTGGTGGTCGTGGTCGGATCCGAAGGGCGCGGACTGTCTCGGCTGGTTCGCCAGACCTGTGATCAGGCGGTGTCCATCCCGATGGCCGGGGGCGTCGAGTCGCTGAACGCGTCGGTCGCCGCAGGGGTGGTGCTCTCCGAGGTGGCCCGCAGACGTCGTCTGCGCTGA
- the cysS gene encoding cysteine--tRNA ligase encodes MSLHLHDTATRTTREFHPRRDGVASIYVCGATVQGPPHVGHVRSGLNFDVLRRWLQHSGYDVRLVRNVTDIEDKILTKAAEAGRPWWEWAATHERAFERAYDRLGCLPPSATPRATGHITQMVELIARLIGRGHAYAAGGDVYFSVASFAEQYGRLSGQRPDEVQEGESSVAGKRDPRDFTLWKAAKPGEPSWPTPWGAGRPGWHLECSAMATTYLGSEFDIHGGGLDLVFPHHENERAQSVAAGDGFAQYWMHNAWVTASGEKMSKSLGNTLLIESLLQRIRPVELRYYLVTPHYRSTVEFSDAGMDEASATYRRIESFLRRVVQRTGSLGYGTVCQEFAAAMDDDLSTPQAIAAVHNVLREGNTALDEGDDATARGAAASVRTMTDVFGLDPLSEQWADEAAAGDTAHHALAHLVDNLLEQRQKARAERDFATADLVRDRLQDAGVTVEDTPDGPMWTLKDG; translated from the coding sequence GTGAGCCTGCACCTGCATGACACCGCGACCCGGACAACGCGCGAGTTCCACCCGCGCCGCGATGGCGTGGCGTCGATCTATGTCTGTGGTGCCACGGTTCAGGGTCCCCCGCACGTCGGCCACGTGCGCAGTGGGCTGAACTTCGACGTGCTCCGGCGCTGGCTGCAGCACAGCGGCTATGACGTGCGCTTGGTCCGCAATGTCACCGACATCGAGGACAAGATCCTCACCAAGGCCGCCGAAGCCGGACGACCCTGGTGGGAATGGGCCGCCACCCACGAGCGCGCGTTCGAGCGCGCCTATGACCGCCTGGGGTGCCTGCCACCGTCGGCGACGCCGCGCGCCACCGGGCACATCACGCAGATGGTCGAGCTGATCGCTCGGTTGATCGGGCGGGGACACGCCTACGCCGCAGGCGGCGATGTGTACTTCTCGGTCGCCTCGTTCGCCGAGCAGTACGGGCGCCTGTCCGGTCAGCGTCCCGACGAGGTGCAGGAGGGCGAAAGCTCGGTGGCAGGCAAGCGGGACCCGCGTGACTTCACGTTGTGGAAGGCGGCCAAACCGGGCGAGCCGAGTTGGCCAACCCCGTGGGGCGCGGGTAGGCCGGGCTGGCATCTGGAGTGCTCGGCGATGGCCACCACTTACCTGGGCAGCGAGTTCGATATCCACGGGGGCGGGCTGGACCTGGTGTTCCCGCACCACGAGAACGAACGTGCCCAGTCGGTTGCGGCGGGCGACGGTTTCGCGCAGTACTGGATGCACAACGCCTGGGTGACGGCCAGTGGCGAGAAGATGTCGAAGTCACTGGGCAACACCCTGCTGATCGAGTCGCTGCTGCAGCGGATCCGCCCTGTCGAGTTGCGGTACTACCTGGTCACCCCGCACTACCGGTCCACGGTGGAGTTCTCCGACGCGGGGATGGACGAGGCGAGCGCGACCTACCGGCGCATCGAGTCGTTCCTCCGGCGCGTGGTACAGCGCACCGGCAGTCTCGGATATGGGACGGTGTGCCAGGAGTTCGCTGCGGCGATGGACGACGACCTGTCCACGCCGCAGGCCATCGCCGCCGTGCACAACGTGCTGCGCGAGGGCAACACGGCACTGGACGAGGGTGACGATGCGACCGCGCGGGGAGCGGCGGCGTCGGTACGCACGATGACCGACGTGTTCGGGCTGGACCCGTTGTCCGAGCAGTGGGCCGACGAGGCTGCCGCCGGAGACACGGCTCACCACGCGTTGGCACACCTGGTGGACAATCTGCTGGAACAGCGCCAGAAGGCCCGCGCCGAACGTGACTTCGCCACCGCGGACCTGGTGCGGGATCGGCTCCAGGACGCCGGCGTCACCGTCGAGGACACCCCTGACGGTCCGATGTGGACATTGAAGGACGGATAG
- a CDS encoding HAD family hydrolase: MTVRAVLFDFSGTLFRLEQDDSWFNDLTDDFGYAWDPQEQAELMRRMTAPVGQIADLPDEYQDAWERRDLDPRLHRKVYLEVLRRSGVTERQAEGLYGRLVDPDCWTPYPDTAEVLRRLYAAGIRIAVISNIAFDIRPAFERLGVAELIDEVVMSYVEGVIKPDPKLFLRTCERLEVDPEQALMVGDSAEADGGAAEVGCGVAIVDPLPVSERPDALLSALATHDVRM, translated from the coding sequence GTGACCGTGCGCGCCGTGCTCTTCGACTTTTCCGGAACCCTTTTCCGCCTCGAACAGGACGATTCCTGGTTCAACGACCTCACCGACGACTTCGGCTACGCGTGGGACCCCCAGGAGCAGGCCGAGCTGATGCGTCGGATGACCGCTCCGGTGGGGCAGATCGCCGACCTGCCCGACGAGTACCAGGACGCCTGGGAGCGCCGGGATCTCGATCCCCGGTTGCACCGCAAGGTCTACCTCGAGGTGTTGCGCCGTTCCGGGGTTACCGAACGGCAGGCCGAGGGACTGTACGGGCGGCTGGTCGATCCGGACTGTTGGACCCCCTACCCCGACACCGCCGAGGTGCTGCGCCGCCTGTATGCCGCGGGCATCCGGATCGCCGTGATCAGCAACATCGCCTTCGACATTCGTCCGGCCTTCGAGCGCCTGGGCGTGGCCGAGCTGATCGACGAGGTCGTGATGTCCTACGTCGAGGGTGTGATCAAACCCGACCCGAAGCTGTTCCTGCGCACCTGCGAGCGGCTGGAGGTGGATCCCGAGCAGGCTCTCATGGTCGGCGACAGTGCGGAGGCCGATGGTGGGGCCGCCGAGGTCGGCTGTGGAGTGGCCATCGTCGACCCGCTGCCGGTCTCCGAGCGGCCGGATGCGCTGCTGTCGGCACTGGCCACTCATGACGTTCGGATGTGA
- a CDS encoding type II toxin-antitoxin system Phd/YefM family antitoxin, protein MQTIGQRELRNDNAEIVRRVEAGESFTVTRNGEPVADIVPHRPSTKRRAVPTAEIADMFARTPVDAESWKRDIAEMDVWFDEDDDIADPWEREAHKKAERENRDGS, encoded by the coding sequence ATGCAGACCATCGGACAGCGTGAACTACGCAACGACAATGCGGAGATCGTCCGCCGCGTCGAAGCGGGCGAGAGCTTCACCGTCACCCGCAACGGGGAGCCGGTCGCGGATATCGTGCCGCACCGTCCCTCCACCAAACGACGCGCGGTACCCACCGCAGAGATCGCCGACATGTTCGCTCGGACACCGGTCGACGCCGAATCCTGGAAACGCGACATCGCCGAGATGGACGTGTGGTTCGACGAGGATGACGATATCGCGGATCCCTGGGAACGAGAGGCACACAAGAAGGCCGAGCGGGAAAACCGGGACGGTTCATGA
- a CDS encoding type II toxin-antitoxin system VapC family toxin: MTYYSTSLLDTSVVIDFPAEAVNEHAATHSISSVTLAELAYGMHAPDIVETSRRQERFVRVRSTFDILPFDEHCAHLYGALSSLVRKIGRAPKPRRMDLLIAAVAGTNQLPLLTRNPKDFVGLETAVKVIGV; this comes from the coding sequence ATGACCTATTATTCGACGTCCTTGCTGGACACATCGGTTGTTATCGATTTTCCCGCCGAAGCTGTGAACGAGCATGCCGCTACCCACTCGATCTCGTCTGTCACGTTGGCCGAGCTGGCTTACGGGATGCATGCGCCCGACATTGTCGAAACCAGCCGGCGACAGGAGCGGTTTGTTCGAGTGCGTTCGACCTTCGACATCCTGCCGTTCGACGAGCACTGCGCGCATCTCTACGGCGCCTTGTCCAGTCTGGTCCGTAAGATCGGCCGTGCTCCGAAGCCACGCAGAATGGATCTGCTGATCGCGGCCGTGGCCGGGACGAACCAGCTTCCGCTCCTCACGCGGAACCCGAAGGACTTCGTCGGCCTGGAAACCGCCGTGAAGGTGATCGGGGTTTGA